A part of Miscanthus floridulus cultivar M001 chromosome 6, ASM1932011v1, whole genome shotgun sequence genomic DNA contains:
- the LOC136459598 gene encoding NAC domain-containing protein 35-like: MSGGSSRHAAAAGGGGGSDAHEDDLVMPGFRFHPTEEELIEFYLRRKVEGKRFNVELITFLDLYRYDPWELPAMAAIGEKEWFFYVPRDRKYRNGDRPNRVTASGYWKATGADRTIKADNSSRPIGLKKTLVFYSGKAPKGVRSSWIMNEYRLPPDHTDRYHKTEISLCRVYKRTGIDDGHGHYPASARSTPSRGGTAAQQQDNKQASSSSTPTPPMTPSKMMHLLHGECTSPPATAICRNNHAAAAHSDSKAAAAPRQQQLPTKPYCNVSHQLSTASSAAAATGNQHQQAGMGTAAVSSSSYEQSSSRNANYAFAASTYSLFSLVNAASMGGSGSAAAIDELSTLVGHVHGPPAYFNHQAGGGGGGHGHSFLPLPTPSSQQPMALGTLPMSLAAISDKMIWEWNPIPDAAARDYGSAGGFK, encoded by the exons AtgagcggcggcagcagcaggcatGCGGCAGCGgcaggtggaggtggaggcagcGACGCGCACGAGGACGACCTGGTGATGCCGGGGTTCCGGTTCCACCCCACGGAGGAGGAGCTCATCGAGTTCTACCTCCGCCGGAAGGTGGAGGGCAAGCGCTTCAACGTCGAGCTCATCACCTTCCTCGACCTCTACCGCTACGACCCATGGGAGCTCCCTG CAATGGCCGCGATTGGGGAGAAGGAATGGTTCTTCTACGTGCCGAGGGACCGCAAGTACCGCAACGGTGACAGGCCCAACCGGGTGACGGCGTCGGGCTACTGGAAGGCCACGGGCGCCGACCGCACCATCAAGGCCGACAACAGCAGCCGCCCCATCGGGCTCAAGAAGACGCTCGTCTTCTATTCCGGCAAGGCGCCCAAGGGCGTCCGTAGCAGCTGGATCATGAACGAGTACCGCCTCCCGCCCGACCACACCGACCGCTACCACAAG ACTGAAATATCCCTCTGCCGCGTGTACAAGCGCACCGGGATCGACGACGGCCACGGGCATTATCCCGCCTCGGCGCGCTCGACGCCCTCCCGCGGCGGCACGGCGGCACAGCAGCAAGATAACAAgcaggcgtcgtcgtcgtcgacgccCACGCCGCCCATGACCCCGTCCAAGATGATGCACCTTCTCCACGGCGAGTGCACGTCGCCGCCCGCGACGGCCATCTGCAGGAACAATCACGCCGCGGCGGCACACAGCGATagcaaggcggcggcggcgccacggcagcagcagctccccaCGAAGCCGTACTGCAACGTTTCCCACCAGCTGTCCACGGCGAGCTCTGCCGCCGCGGCGACCGGCAATCAGCATCAGCAGGCTGGAATGGGAACCGCAGcagtgtcgtcgtcgtcgtacgaGCAGTCGTCGTCCAGGAACGCCAACTACGCGTTCGCCGCGTCCACGTACTCGCTGTTCAGCCTGGTGAACGCCGCCTCCATGGGCGGGTCCGGGTCCGCCGCGGCCATCGACGAGCTCAGTACGCTGGTCGGGCACGTGCACGGGCCGCCGGCGTACTTCAATCACcaggccggcggcggtggcggcggccacgGCCACAGCTTCCTCCCCCTGCCGACACCGTCGTCGCAGCAGCCAATGGCGCTCGGGACGCTACCCATGTCCCTGGCCGCCATATCTGACAAGATGATCTGGGAATGGAATCCGATCCCTGACGCGGCGGCTAGAGATTACGGCAGCGCCGGCGGATTCAAGTGA